From the Bacillus tuaregi genome, one window contains:
- the plsY gene encoding glycerol-3-phosphate 1-O-acyltransferase PlsY, producing MTLFISILAYALGSIPTALIVGKVFFHIDIREHGSNNPGATNTLRVLGKKAAILVLLIDVGKGALAALMPDLLQVDIAPLHSGLLAVIGHCFPIFAGFRGGKAIATTAGALVVANIGLFFITYITFFSCYLYYKICILRFDFSRNCLTSVFTNGEWL from the coding sequence ATGACATTATTTATTTCTATACTGGCTTATGCGTTAGGTTCCATTCCAACTGCCTTAATCGTGGGTAAAGTGTTCTTTCATATTGATATACGTGAGCACGGAAGTAATAATCCGGGTGCCACTAATACCCTTAGAGTTCTTGGCAAAAAAGCAGCTATACTCGTCTTGCTGATAGATGTTGGAAAAGGAGCGTTAGCAGCCTTAATGCCTGATCTTTTACAGGTTGATATTGCCCCACTTCATTCCGGACTATTAGCGGTCATTGGCCATTGCTTTCCTATCTTTGCTGGCTTTCGAGGTGGAAAAGCCATCGCTACTACAGCAGGGGCGCTGGTTGTCGCAAATATTGGGCTATTTTTTATTACATATATCACTTTTTTTTCTTGTTATCTTTATTACAAAATATGTATTCTTCGGTTCGATTTCAGTAGGAATTGTCTTACTTCTGTATTCACTAATGGAGAATGGCTCTGA
- a CDS encoding thioredoxin family protein, producing MNLLNWYQKGLTFEEYVAGMKVNKDEMNKIYSEYSLNQVEREQIQTIKNKGLKVIVLTEDWCGDAMLNNPILLRLAEEAGMEVRFILRDQNLELMDQYLTNGTARSIPIFIFINDNGQEKAVWGPRAEKLQELVISERNKLPDQESPDFQDKQMEMYKHLRERYMREEEIWHTVADSIISVLTKRK from the coding sequence ATGAATTTATTAAATTGGTATCAGAAGGGTCTAACATTCGAAGAGTATGTAGCTGGGATGAAGGTAAATAAGGATGAGATGAATAAGATTTACTCGGAGTATTCATTGAATCAGGTAGAAAGGGAACAAATACAAACGATAAAAAACAAAGGGCTAAAGGTGATTGTCCTAACAGAGGATTGGTGCGGTGATGCCATGTTAAATAACCCTATTCTACTTAGGTTAGCCGAAGAAGCTGGGATGGAAGTTCGATTTATATTACGTGACCAAAATCTTGAATTAATGGATCAATATTTAACAAATGGAACAGCCAGATCCATACCGATTTTTATTTTTATTAATGATAATGGTCAGGAGAAGGCGGTCTGGGGTCCACGGGCAGAAAAGCTCCAGGAACTTGTCATTAGTGAACGCAATAAGCTTCCTGACCAAGAGAGCCCGGATTTTCAAGATAAACAAATGGAAATGTATAAGCACTTAAGAGAAAGATATATGCGAGAGGAAGAAATCTGGCATACCGTTGCAGATAGTATTATATCGGTATTAACTAAGCGTAAATAA
- the putP gene encoding sodium/proline symporter PutP encodes MSNETYQLIAIVLYMAVMLWIGWYAYKRTANLTDYMLGGRSLGPAVTALSAGAADMSGWLLMGLPGGIYVSGLADAWIAIGLTIGAYCNWFFVAPRLRSYTQIANDSITIPSYLENRFHDSTKLLRIISGLVILVFFTFYVSSGMVAGGVFFENTFNVSYHTGLLIVSGVVVAYTLFGGFLAVSYTDFLQGLMMLFALILVPALAVFHTGGPAETINTIRTIDPTLLNLFRGTTFLGIISALAWGLGYFGQPHIIVRFMAITSVKEIKNARRIGIGWMIFSLIGTMLTAFIGIAFFAKHTEYTLNNPEAVFLTLGQILFHPLFAGFLLAAVLAAIMSTISSQLIVTSSALVEDLYKVLLRQDASDKEYVFLGRMAVLAVAIVAAFMAFEQDNTILNLVAYAWAGFGGAFGPIILLSLFWRKMTSWGAFAGMVSGAVTVILWANFTKAGIIPFQLYEIVPGFIINLIFSIVVSLFTFKSNKGIEKAFDETIAMTKNNQ; translated from the coding sequence ATGTCAAACGAAACCTATCAGCTCATTGCTATTGTGTTATATATGGCAGTTATGTTGTGGATTGGTTGGTATGCCTATAAAAGGACAGCTAATTTAACGGATTATATGCTAGGAGGTCGTTCGTTAGGACCCGCAGTCACTGCATTAAGTGCCGGTGCAGCAGACATGAGTGGATGGCTTTTAATGGGATTACCTGGGGGCATCTATGTTTCAGGTCTAGCAGATGCTTGGATTGCTATCGGATTAACGATAGGAGCCTATTGTAATTGGTTTTTTGTAGCACCTCGTTTGCGCTCCTATACACAAATTGCAAATGACTCGATTACCATTCCTAGTTATTTAGAGAACCGATTTCATGATTCCACAAAACTATTGAGAATTATTTCCGGTTTAGTGATCCTCGTTTTTTTCACCTTCTATGTGTCCTCTGGAATGGTTGCCGGCGGCGTTTTCTTTGAAAACACCTTTAATGTCAGCTATCATACTGGACTCTTAATCGTCAGTGGCGTTGTTGTAGCCTATACATTATTTGGCGGATTTCTAGCAGTTAGCTATACTGATTTCCTTCAAGGACTTATGATGCTATTTGCTTTAATACTTGTTCCTGCTCTTGCGGTCTTTCATACAGGCGGTCCAGCAGAGACGATCAATACCATTCGTACAATCGATCCTACTCTTCTTAACCTTTTTAGAGGTACGACCTTCCTCGGAATTATATCAGCACTAGCTTGGGGGTTAGGCTATTTCGGACAGCCCCATATCATTGTTCGCTTTATGGCCATTACTAGTGTAAAAGAAATTAAGAATGCCCGCCGAATTGGAATTGGCTGGATGATTTTTTCCTTAATTGGCACTATGTTAACCGCATTTATTGGAATTGCCTTTTTTGCCAAACATACAGAATATACATTAAACAATCCTGAGGCAGTGTTCCTTACTTTAGGTCAAATTCTTTTTCACCCGCTTTTTGCCGGATTCCTATTAGCCGCTGTTTTGGCAGCCATTATGAGTACTATTTCTTCACAATTAATCGTTACATCAAGTGCACTTGTTGAGGATTTATACAAGGTACTGCTTCGCCAGGATGCTAGTGATAAAGAATATGTCTTCTTAGGAAGAATGGCTGTACTAGCGGTGGCAATTGTTGCTGCGTTTATGGCATTTGAGCAGGACAATACCATTTTAAATCTGGTCGCATATGCTTGGGCTGGTTTTGGTGGGGCTTTCGGTCCAATAATACTTTTAAGTCTATTCTGGAGGAAAATGACCAGCTGGGGAGCATTTGCCGGAATGGTATCCGGTGCTGTTACTGTTATTCTATGGGCCAATTTTACAAAGGCAGGAATAATCCCATTTCAGCTGTACGAGATTGTTCCAGGGTTTATCATAAATCTCATCTTTTCTATTGTAGTTAGCTTATTCACCTTCAAATCTAACAAAGGAATTGAGAAAGCATTTGATGAAACGATAGCTATGACGAAAAACAACCAATAA
- the gatB gene encoding Asp-tRNA(Asn)/Glu-tRNA(Gln) amidotransferase subunit GatB: MEFETIIGLEVHVELKTESKIFSASPNKFGAEPNTNTSVIELGYPGVLPVLNKKVVDYGMKACMALNCEVATETKFDRKNYFYPDNPKAYQISQFDKPIGEHGWIEIEVDGYKKKIGITRIHLEEDAGKLNHGPGYSLCDYNRQGTPLIEIVSEPDIRTPNEAYAYLEKLKSIIQYTGVSDCKMEEGSLRCDANISLRPVGQKEFGTKTELKNLNSFNFVRKGLEYEEKRQAQVLRSGGVIEQETRRYDDVTNTTSLMRVKEGSDDYRYFPEPDLLDIYIDEDWKARVRAEIPELPDERKKRYVEELGLPAYDAAVLTVTKEMSDFFEATVQAGADAKLASNWMMGDVSAYLNAEQKELHEVALAPESLAGMIKLIQDGTISSKIAKTVFKELIENGGDAEKVVKEKGLVQVSDEGALLKWVTEAIDANPKSVEDFKNGKGKAIGSLVGQVMKASKGQANPQMVNKLLMEELQKR; encoded by the coding sequence TTGGAATTTGAAACGATTATTGGACTAGAAGTCCATGTTGAGTTAAAAACAGAATCAAAAATATTCTCTGCCAGCCCAAATAAATTTGGGGCAGAGCCTAATACAAACACATCCGTTATTGAGCTAGGTTACCCTGGTGTACTGCCTGTACTAAATAAAAAGGTAGTCGATTACGGAATGAAGGCTTGTATGGCGTTAAACTGTGAAGTAGCGACAGAAACCAAATTTGACCGTAAGAACTACTTTTATCCAGATAATCCAAAGGCATATCAGATATCACAATTTGACAAGCCGATTGGCGAGCATGGCTGGATTGAAATTGAGGTTGACGGCTATAAAAAGAAAATTGGCATTACTCGTATCCATTTAGAAGAGGATGCCGGCAAATTGAATCACGGTCCTGGTTATTCACTTTGTGATTATAACCGCCAAGGAACACCGTTAATTGAAATTGTTTCGGAGCCTGATATCCGTACGCCGAATGAAGCCTATGCATATTTGGAAAAGCTAAAGTCTATCATCCAATACACGGGTGTATCTGATTGTAAAATGGAAGAAGGTTCCCTTCGTTGTGATGCCAATATCTCACTTCGTCCCGTCGGACAAAAGGAGTTTGGTACGAAGACGGAGTTAAAGAACTTAAACTCCTTTAACTTTGTCCGCAAAGGACTTGAGTATGAAGAGAAAAGGCAAGCACAGGTATTGCGTTCAGGCGGTGTGATTGAACAGGAAACACGCCGTTATGACGATGTAACGAATACAACTAGCCTGATGCGTGTAAAAGAGGGATCTGACGATTATCGTTATTTCCCAGAGCCGGACCTATTAGATATTTATATCGATGAAGATTGGAAGGCTCGTGTTCGTGCAGAGATTCCTGAGCTACCGGATGAACGCAAAAAACGTTATGTGGAGGAGCTAGGGCTTCCAGCATACGATGCAGCAGTTTTAACGGTAACAAAGGAAATGTCTGATTTCTTTGAAGCGACTGTTCAAGCCGGTGCAGATGCAAAGCTTGCTTCCAACTGGATGATGGGCGATGTATCAGCCTACTTAAATGCAGAGCAAAAGGAATTACATGAAGTAGCGCTTGCACCAGAATCTCTTGCAGGTATGATTAAATTAATTCAAGATGGAACCATCTCATCCAAAATTGCCAAAACGGTTTTTAAAGAGTTAATTGAAAACGGCGGCGATGCAGAAAAGGTGGTAAAAGAGAAAGGGCTTGTGCAGGTTTCTGATGAAGGTGCCCTTTTAAAATGGGTAACAGAAGCAATTGATGCAAATCCGAAGTCAGTGGAAGACTTTAAAAACGGAAAAGGAAAGGCAATTGGTTCTCTTGTTGGTCAAGTCATGAAAGCATCAAAAGGACAAGCCAATCCGCAAATGGTTAATAAGCTATTAATGGAAGAATTGCAAAAACGGTAA
- the gatA gene encoding Asp-tRNA(Asn)/Glu-tRNA(Gln) amidotransferase subunit GatA has product MSLFDHKVSDLHELLHKKEITVSDLVDESYKRIQEVDDKVQAFLTLDEERARETAKKLDGKIGTDESKGLLFGMPIGVKDNIVTKDLRTTCASKILENFDPIYNATVVDHLHKAETITIGKLNMDEFAMGSSNENSGFQKTYNPWNLEKVPGGSSGGSAAAVAAGEVPFSLGSDTGGSIRQPASFCGVVGLKPTYGRVSRFGLVAFASSLDQIGPITRNVEDNAYLLQAISGLDPMDSTSAPVEVPNFVQALTGDVKGLKIAVPKEYLGEGVNEEVRQSVLDALKVLESLGAVWEEVSLPHSKYALATYYLLSSSEASANLARFDGVRYGYRSPNSETLIDLYKNSRSEGFGDEVKRRIMLGTFALSSGYYDAYYKKAQKVRTLIKKDFDDVFAKYDVIIGPTTPTPAFTIGEKILDPLTMYVNDILTIPVNLAGVPGISVPCGFCNGMPLGLQIIGKHFDESTVYRVAHAYEQATDYHKQKPAL; this is encoded by the coding sequence GTGAGTTTGTTTGATCATAAAGTATCAGATCTTCATGAGCTGTTACATAAAAAAGAGATTACAGTGTCTGATCTTGTCGATGAATCGTATAAACGAATTCAAGAGGTAGATGACAAGGTACAGGCATTTTTAACGTTAGATGAGGAAAGAGCAAGGGAAACTGCGAAAAAGCTAGATGGGAAAATCGGGACTGACGAATCGAAAGGTCTTCTGTTCGGTATGCCAATCGGTGTAAAGGATAATATTGTCACGAAGGATTTACGTACAACTTGCGCAAGTAAAATACTTGAGAACTTTGATCCTATTTATAATGCAACGGTTGTTGATCACTTACATAAAGCAGAGACCATTACCATTGGTAAATTAAATATGGATGAATTCGCAATGGGTTCTTCGAATGAGAACTCAGGGTTTCAAAAAACCTATAACCCATGGAATTTAGAAAAGGTTCCAGGTGGTTCTTCAGGCGGCTCGGCTGCTGCTGTAGCTGCGGGAGAGGTACCTTTCTCATTAGGTTCTGACACAGGCGGCTCGATTAGACAGCCGGCTTCTTTCTGTGGTGTAGTAGGCTTAAAGCCGACCTATGGCCGTGTTTCACGTTTCGGTCTCGTAGCATTCGCCTCTTCATTAGATCAAATTGGTCCGATTACGAGGAATGTTGAAGATAACGCATACCTGCTGCAGGCTATTTCAGGGCTTGACCCAATGGATTCGACTTCAGCACCGGTTGAAGTGCCTAATTTTGTCCAAGCTTTAACAGGAGATGTAAAGGGCTTGAAGATTGCTGTGCCAAAGGAATATTTAGGCGAGGGTGTAAATGAAGAGGTACGTCAATCTGTTTTAGATGCCTTGAAGGTGTTAGAGAGTCTTGGGGCTGTTTGGGAAGAAGTATCGCTGCCACATTCTAAATATGCGTTAGCGACGTATTATTTACTTTCATCCTCAGAAGCATCTGCCAACCTGGCACGCTTTGATGGTGTTCGTTACGGCTATCGTTCACCAAACTCTGAAACATTAATCGATCTATACAAGAATTCAAGATCAGAAGGTTTTGGCGATGAGGTGAAGCGACGTATTATGCTTGGTACCTTTGCCTTAAGCTCTGGTTATTACGATGCTTATTATAAGAAAGCACAGAAGGTACGTACACTGATTAAAAAGGATTTCGATGATGTATTTGCCAAATATGATGTCATTATTGGACCGACTACTCCGACACCTGCTTTCACAATTGGTGAAAAGATTCTTGATCCGTTAACTATGTATGTCAATGATATTTTAACGATACCAGTAAATCTGGCAGGTGTGCCGGGAATATCTGTTCCTTGCGGTTTCTGTAATGGTATGCCATTGGGATTACAGATTATTGGAAAGCACTTTGATGAGAGCACTGTTTACCGTGTTGCCCATGCGTATGAGCAGGCAACAGATTATCATAAGCAAAAGCCTGCATTGTAA
- the gatC gene encoding Asp-tRNA(Asn)/Glu-tRNA(Gln) amidotransferase subunit GatC: MTKITMDEVKHVANLARLAITEEEAEKFAQQLGAIITFAELLDELDTENVEPTSHVLDMKNVMRDDVAKPGIPVEDVLKNAPAHEYGQIKVPAIIE, encoded by the coding sequence ATGACAAAAATTACAATGGATGAAGTGAAGCACGTGGCAAACCTGGCTCGACTGGCGATTACGGAGGAGGAGGCTGAAAAGTTTGCCCAGCAATTAGGTGCCATTATTACATTTGCTGAGCTGTTGGATGAGCTAGATACAGAGAATGTAGAGCCTACATCACACGTTTTAGATATGAAGAACGTCATGCGGGATGATGTAGCGAAGCCTGGAATTCCGGTTGAAGACGTACTAAAAAATGCACCAGCGCATGAATACGGACAAATAAAAGTACCAGCTATTATTGAGTAA
- a CDS encoding YueI family protein: protein MEKSKVEEYLQQGIHGPKETNPDERRKYLGTLRERIEVALTQGQVMEEEIYSDVEQEMKEHPQTHLYLNGQIDYRFLSKYIQKANQYKIEFTIVTNKEHQTDIGLILAHSNAVDKENIFVTRKPAVPEVQEEKKGVFSFFKKLIP from the coding sequence ATGGAGAAATCAAAGGTTGAAGAGTATCTTCAGCAAGGTATTCATGGTCCAAAAGAGACGAACCCCGATGAAAGAAGAAAGTATCTAGGGACTTTACGGGAAAGAATCGAGGTTGCTTTGACACAAGGGCAAGTAATGGAGGAAGAGATATACAGCGATGTGGAGCAGGAAATGAAGGAGCACCCGCAAACACACCTTTATTTAAATGGACAGATTGATTATCGTTTTTTATCTAAATATATTCAAAAGGCTAATCAATATAAAATAGAATTCACCATTGTCACGAACAAGGAGCATCAGACTGATATTGGCTTAATTCTTGCCCATTCTAATGCTGTAGATAAGGAAAATATTTTTGTCACAAGAAAACCGGCTGTGCCTGAGGTCCAGGAGGAGAAAAAAGGGGTATTTTCCTTTTTTAAAAAACTAATTCCATGA
- the aceA gene encoding isocitrate lyase produces the protein MVQNRIQQLKESWRNEARWKGIKRPYSAEEVIKLRGSIDIEYTLAKRGSEKLWKMINEEDYVAALGALTGNQAVQQVKAGLKAIYLSGWQVAADANLAGQMYPDQSLYPANSVPNVVKRINQALQRADQIHHIEGDRRVDWFAPIMADAEAGFGGQLNCFELMKSMIEAGASGVHFEDQLSSEKKCGHLGGKVLLPTQTAVRNLVAARLAADVMGVPTILVARTDANAADLITSDVDPYDAPFITGERTSEGFFRTRAGLDQAIARGLAYAPYADLVWCETSEPNLEEARRFASAIHEKYPGKPLAYNCSPSFNWEQKLDKQTIAEFQRELGKMGYKFQFVTLAGFHALNHSMFELARGYRDRGMAAYSELQQAEFGSEQYGYTATRHQREVGTGYFDQVSMVVTGGQSSTTALKGSTEAEQFNSK, from the coding sequence ATGGTACAAAATCGAATCCAACAATTAAAAGAAAGCTGGAGAAATGAAGCAAGATGGAAAGGCATTAAAAGACCATATTCGGCTGAGGAAGTTATTAAACTTAGAGGTTCAATCGATATTGAATATACATTGGCTAAAAGAGGTTCAGAAAAGCTTTGGAAAATGATAAATGAAGAGGACTATGTTGCCGCACTCGGCGCCCTGACTGGTAACCAAGCCGTTCAGCAGGTAAAGGCAGGTCTCAAGGCGATTTATTTAAGCGGTTGGCAGGTTGCAGCAGATGCTAATCTTGCCGGTCAAATGTATCCAGACCAAAGCTTATATCCGGCAAACAGTGTACCAAATGTGGTGAAACGTATTAACCAAGCTCTCCAGCGTGCAGATCAAATTCATCATATAGAGGGCGATAGAAGAGTTGATTGGTTTGCCCCAATCATGGCCGATGCCGAAGCAGGCTTTGGCGGGCAGTTGAATTGTTTTGAGCTCATGAAAAGCATGATTGAAGCAGGTGCATCAGGGGTTCACTTTGAGGATCAGCTCTCATCTGAAAAGAAATGCGGACACCTCGGTGGTAAGGTTCTACTTCCAACTCAAACGGCTGTGCGTAATTTAGTTGCTGCTAGGCTTGCGGCGGATGTTATGGGGGTTCCGACAATCCTAGTTGCCCGTACAGATGCGAATGCAGCTGATTTAATTACAAGTGATGTAGATCCATACGATGCGCCATTCATTACAGGTGAGAGGACATCTGAAGGCTTCTTCCGTACTAGAGCCGGCTTGGATCAGGCTATTGCACGCGGGCTTGCCTATGCACCGTATGCAGATTTAGTTTGGTGTGAAACATCAGAGCCAAATCTTGAAGAAGCAAGAAGATTTGCTTCAGCTATTCACGAGAAATACCCAGGGAAACCGTTAGCCTATAATTGCTCACCTTCCTTTAACTGGGAGCAGAAGCTTGATAAGCAAACCATTGCAGAGTTCCAAAGAGAGCTCGGCAAAATGGGGTATAAATTCCAGTTTGTTACGCTGGCAGGCTTCCATGCCTTAAATCACAGTATGTTTGAACTGGCAAGAGGCTACCGTGATCGCGGTATGGCAGCATACTCAGAGTTGCAGCAGGCAGAGTTTGGCAGCGAGCAATATGGCTATACAGCAACAAGGCATCAAAGAGAAGTTGGAACAGGCTATTTCGATCAAGTGTCAATGGTAGTTACCGGCGGACAGTCTTCCACAACAGCCCTGAAAGGATCAACAGAAGCAGAGCAGTTTAACTCTAAATAA
- the aceB gene encoding malate synthase A: MSTQKVGIQIIGKLLPGYETILTPEALSFIEQLEERFGERRKELLKRRQIRQKEIDQGKLPDFLPETAHIRKADWTIRPLPKDLQDRRVEITGPTDRKMIINALNSGAKVFMADCEDATAPNWRNMIEGQINLRDAVRRTISFHNPAGKEYKLKDETAVLLVRPRGFHLEEKNILLDGQTISGSLLDFGLYFFHNAKQLIERGTGPYFYLPKLESHLEARLWNDVFVFSQDYLNIPQGTIKATVLIETIMAAFEMNEILYELRDHSAGLNCGRWDYIFSYLKKLRNQDHVILPDRSQVTMTVPFMRSYSLLTIQTCHRRKAPAIGGMAAQIPVSGNPKANEEAFAKVRADKEREARDGHDGTWVAHPGLVPVAMEVFNREMPEANQIDSSKQQSIKVNASHLLAVPKGTITEDGVRMNIKVGIQYVASWLCGRGAAPLYHLMEDAATAEISRAQLWQWIRHPKGVLDDGRKVTREMYERFKREEMEIIKQEIGLEAYQNGRFHDAIQLFDRLILNDEFVDFLTLPGYGILE; this comes from the coding sequence ATGTCCACACAAAAGGTTGGCATTCAAATTATCGGAAAATTATTGCCGGGCTATGAGACAATCTTAACTCCAGAAGCATTAAGTTTTATCGAGCAGTTAGAAGAACGGTTTGGCGAACGGCGCAAAGAGTTACTTAAGAGAAGACAAATTAGGCAAAAAGAGATTGACCAAGGAAAGCTGCCGGATTTCCTGCCTGAAACGGCTCATATTCGAAAAGCTGATTGGACCATTCGACCGCTTCCGAAGGATCTTCAAGACCGACGTGTGGAAATTACCGGACCGACTGATCGAAAAATGATTATCAATGCTCTTAATTCCGGTGCTAAGGTGTTCATGGCGGATTGCGAAGATGCAACGGCACCGAATTGGAGAAATATGATTGAAGGGCAAATTAACTTAAGAGATGCCGTTAGAAGAACGATTTCCTTTCATAATCCTGCTGGGAAAGAATACAAATTAAAGGATGAAACCGCCGTACTTCTTGTACGCCCAAGAGGATTCCATTTAGAAGAAAAAAATATCCTCTTAGACGGACAGACAATTTCTGGCAGCTTGCTTGATTTTGGTTTGTATTTCTTCCATAATGCGAAGCAGCTGATTGAGCGAGGGACAGGGCCTTACTTTTATCTGCCAAAGCTTGAAAGCCATCTTGAAGCAAGACTGTGGAATGATGTCTTTGTCTTTTCACAGGATTATCTTAATATCCCTCAAGGTACGATTAAGGCAACCGTTCTAATTGAAACCATTATGGCAGCCTTTGAAATGAACGAGATTCTTTATGAACTGAGGGACCACTCAGCAGGCTTGAATTGCGGTCGCTGGGATTACATTTTCAGTTATCTGAAGAAGCTGCGCAACCAGGATCATGTTATTTTACCTGATCGATCCCAGGTGACAATGACTGTTCCGTTCATGAGATCCTATTCCCTATTAACCATTCAAACCTGTCATCGAAGAAAGGCACCGGCAATTGGGGGTATGGCCGCGCAAATTCCGGTAAGCGGGAATCCAAAAGCGAATGAGGAGGCATTTGCCAAGGTTCGTGCAGATAAAGAACGGGAAGCTCGTGATGGACATGATGGAACATGGGTAGCGCATCCTGGTTTAGTACCGGTAGCGATGGAAGTGTTCAATCGTGAAATGCCGGAAGCCAATCAAATCGATTCATCAAAGCAGCAATCGATTAAAGTGAATGCCAGTCATCTTCTAGCCGTACCAAAGGGGACGATTACCGAAGACGGAGTCCGTATGAATATTAAAGTAGGTATTCAATATGTGGCTTCCTGGCTATGCGGAAGAGGAGCAGCGCCGCTCTATCATTTAATGGAGGATGCAGCAACAGCGGAAATCAGCCGAGCTCAGCTTTGGCAATGGATTCGTCATCCAAAGGGAGTTCTGGATGATGGAAGAAAAGTAACACGAGAGATGTATGAAAGATTTAAAAGGGAAGAGATGGAGATAATCAAGCAGGAAATCGGCTTAGAAGCCTATCAAAATGGGCGCTTTCATGATGCGATTCAGTTATTTGACAGGCTGATTCTAAACGATGAATTCGTAGATTTTCTAACCTTACCAGGCTATGGAATATTAGAATAG
- a CDS encoding CamS family sex pheromone protein, which translates to MRKILSIALCSVLLMSGCAPNFQKQEEVVQDQKKSDEKAIIPKYNISDDYYRTILPFKPSEARGLVVNNLNSRYDLNEFEMGLMRVAQNTFDADQYLFQEGQYLKAKTVKSWLNRKFTPEQLEARDMKESENLGLNPLDDEKGTIEERNEKSPIYLAHILEHNYLVKGDNGKVSLGGVVIGLAMNSIHYYQKEEYGATFETKIPPETIEKEGKAMAEEIVKRLRNIDGLKDIPITIALFHQESRTSVVPGSFFTYTNIGKGSSQLGDWKTIDEKYVLFPSGEATEKHRDDATSFSNFKQDVEKYFPNFNGVVGRAFYAGGHLQDLNIDIPIQFYGKTEGIGFTQFVTGKVMEHFPNYISVQVNISSVNGPEALIVKEVDQKEPFVHIYH; encoded by the coding sequence GTGAGGAAAATCTTAAGTATAGCTCTCTGTTCAGTCTTATTGATGTCAGGCTGTGCACCAAACTTCCAAAAACAAGAAGAGGTTGTACAGGATCAGAAGAAATCAGATGAAAAAGCGATTATTCCTAAATATAATATTTCTGATGACTATTATCGGACTATTTTACCCTTTAAACCATCAGAGGCGCGTGGGTTAGTCGTTAATAATTTGAATTCAAGATATGATCTGAATGAGTTTGAGATGGGATTGATGAGAGTAGCACAGAATACATTTGATGCTGATCAGTATTTGTTTCAGGAAGGCCAATACTTAAAGGCAAAAACGGTAAAATCATGGTTGAATCGTAAGTTTACTCCCGAGCAGCTAGAAGCAAGAGACATGAAGGAATCAGAAAATCTCGGCTTGAACCCGCTCGATGATGAGAAGGGGACAATAGAAGAAAGGAATGAAAAGAGTCCGATTTATCTAGCCCATATATTAGAGCACAATTACCTAGTAAAAGGGGATAATGGCAAGGTAAGTCTTGGTGGTGTTGTCATTGGATTAGCCATGAATTCAATCCATTATTATCAAAAGGAAGAATACGGTGCAACGTTTGAAACCAAAATTCCACCTGAAACAATAGAAAAGGAAGGAAAGGCAATGGCGGAAGAAATCGTCAAACGATTACGGAATATTGACGGATTGAAGGATATCCCGATCACCATAGCCTTGTTCCATCAGGAGAGCAGGACCTCTGTCGTGCCTGGTAGCTTTTTTACTTATACCAATATTGGTAAAGGAAGCTCTCAACTAGGAGACTGGAAGACAATTGATGAGAAATATGTTCTATTTCCGTCTGGTGAAGCTACAGAAAAGCACAGAGATGATGCAACGTCCTTCTCTAACTTCAAACAGGATGTTGAAAAGTATTTTCCTAACTTTAATGGTGTCGTTGGACGGGCTTTTTATGCAGGAGGTCATCTTCAAGATCTAAATATTGATATTCCAATTCAATTTTATGGGAAAACAGAGGGAATCGGCTTTACACAATTTGTAACCGGTAAAGTAATGGAGCATTTTCCGAATTATATTTCCGTTCAAGTGAATATATCCTCTGTAAATGGGCCTGAAGCGCTAATTGTGAAAGAGGTCGATCAAAAAGAACCATTTGTTCATATTTATCATTAA